A single Fundidesulfovibrio terrae DNA region contains:
- a CDS encoding DinB family protein: MIDLDSARDAVAAFEELLDRTDAEAAHVRVSPDAWTLAEITGHLIDSAANNHQRFARLRLGDLEGFPGYEAQQWVEAQNYDRCDFLILATLWSSYNAFLLHLAENTPEQALGNAWIRPDGPQTLEFLISDYYAHLRLHSDHYAGRLSEVEAASENR; the protein is encoded by the coding sequence ATGATCGACCTCGACAGCGCGCGCGACGCGGTGGCGGCGTTTGAGGAACTTCTGGACCGGACGGACGCCGAGGCGGCGCATGTCCGTGTTTCGCCGGACGCCTGGACCCTGGCGGAAATCACGGGCCACCTCATCGACTCGGCGGCCAACAACCATCAGCGATTCGCCCGGCTGCGGCTGGGCGACCTGGAAGGCTTTCCGGGCTACGAGGCGCAGCAATGGGTCGAGGCGCAGAACTACGACCGTTGCGACTTCCTGATCCTCGCCACCCTGTGGTCGAGCTACAACGCCTTTCTGCTGCACCTGGCCGAAAACACCCCGGAGCAGGCGCTTGGCAACGCCTGGATACGTCCGGACGGCCCGCAAACGCTGGAATTCCTCATTTCCGATTACTACGCGCACCTGCGCCTGCACAGCGACCACTACGCAGGAAGGCTGTCCGAGGTGGAGGCGGCGAGCGAGAACCGGTGA
- a CDS encoding Fur family transcriptional regulator — translation MCSHCDPRALLEASALKATPQRVRVLEAVLGAPEALAAPALLARLREEEPMDKVTLYRALDALTEHGIITRHEAGDGSLRYCAAGPGHPDHHHFYCLRCRRLLCLKPDAVTVGADIAGVEHVSVRLDGTCPQCRG, via the coding sequence ATGTGCTCGCACTGCGACCCCAGGGCGCTTCTTGAGGCAAGCGCCCTCAAGGCCACGCCCCAGCGGGTGCGGGTGCTGGAGGCGGTTCTGGGAGCGCCGGAAGCCCTGGCCGCGCCCGCGCTGCTGGCCAGGCTCCGGGAAGAGGAGCCCATGGACAAGGTCACGCTCTACCGCGCCCTGGACGCCTTGACCGAACACGGCATCATCACCCGCCACGAGGCCGGGGACGGGTCGCTGCGCTACTGCGCGGCCGGGCCGGGACATCCGGACCACCACCACTTCTACTGCCTGCGCTGCCGCAGGCTTCTGTGCCTTAAGCCCGACGCCGTGACGGTGGGGGCGGACATCGCGGGGGTGGAGCACGTCAGCGTGCGCCTGGACGGCACCTGTCCCCAGTGCCGGGGGTGA
- a CDS encoding metal ABC transporter permease codes for MMDILSFDFMRHAILAGLLASIACGVIGSLVVVNRVVFVAGGISHAAYGGVGLAFFLGLPVLPVTIAFSLGVSAIMATVTFGRRERADTVVGVLWAAGMAFGIILMDLTHGYNVDLMSFLFGSILAVPSSDLLLMAGLDALLLAAATLYYRGFMAMSFDPEFAGLRGVPVKFLHFAMLAMIAASVVMIIRVVGLILVIALLTIPPYLAERRCRSLGGMMLSSAGYSAAFCMAGLALSYAFDLTSGASIIAVATLWFFLDHLLGKRRAA; via the coding sequence GTGATGGACATCCTCTCCTTCGACTTCATGCGCCACGCCATCCTGGCGGGACTGCTGGCCAGCATCGCCTGCGGAGTCATCGGCAGCCTGGTGGTGGTGAACCGGGTGGTGTTCGTGGCGGGCGGCATCTCCCACGCGGCATACGGCGGCGTGGGGCTGGCCTTTTTCCTGGGCCTTCCCGTGCTGCCCGTGACCATCGCCTTCAGCCTGGGCGTGTCGGCCATCATGGCCACGGTGACCTTCGGACGCAGGGAGCGCGCCGACACCGTGGTCGGCGTCCTGTGGGCCGCGGGCATGGCCTTCGGCATCATCCTCATGGACCTGACCCACGGCTACAACGTGGACCTCATGAGCTTTTTGTTCGGGTCCATCCTGGCCGTGCCCTCCTCCGACCTGCTGCTCATGGCGGGCCTGGACGCCCTGCTGCTGGCGGCCGCAACCCTCTACTACCGGGGCTTCATGGCCATGAGCTTCGACCCGGAATTCGCCGGGCTGCGCGGCGTGCCGGTCAAGTTCCTGCACTTCGCCATGCTGGCCATGATCGCGGCCTCGGTGGTCATGATCATCCGCGTGGTGGGGCTTATCCTGGTGATCGCGCTTTTGACCATCCCGCCCTATCTGGCCGAGCGGCGCTGCCGGTCGCTGGGGGGGATGATGCTCTCGTCGGCGGGCTATTCGGCGGCGTTCTGCATGGCCGGGCTGGCCCTGTCCTACGCCTTCGACCTGACCAGCGGGGCCAGCATCATCGCCGTGGCCACGCTGTGGTTCTTCCTGGACCACCTGCTGGGCAAGAGGAGGGCCGCCTGA
- a CDS encoding metal ABC transporter ATP-binding protein gives MNESAIELSGVSYGYDVSPALQDVSLHVPKGEYLAVLGPNGGGKTTLLKLLLGLIQPSSGTVRVLGGEPSRASGRVGYMPQFTASGRAFPISVLQTVLMGRLTQRSYWPWWPKADRDKALECLARVGAAHLADKALGDLSGGQRQRVFIARALACGPELLLLDEPTASVDPEGRASLQELLGELAKSLTVVLVSHDISVISRHVTSVVCVNRTVHFHPRPEITPEMFGMMYQCGPHGCPVELIAHGIPHRILPRHEVKP, from the coding sequence ATGAACGAATCCGCCATCGAACTCTCGGGCGTCAGCTACGGCTACGACGTCTCCCCCGCCCTCCAGGACGTGAGCCTTCACGTGCCCAAGGGCGAATACCTGGCCGTGCTCGGCCCCAACGGGGGCGGCAAGACCACCCTTCTCAAGCTGCTGCTGGGGCTCATCCAGCCGTCCTCCGGCACGGTCAGGGTGCTGGGCGGGGAGCCGTCCCGGGCCTCGGGCCGGGTGGGCTACATGCCGCAGTTCACGGCCAGCGGCCGGGCCTTTCCCATAAGCGTGCTGCAGACCGTGCTCATGGGCAGGCTCACGCAGCGCTCCTACTGGCCCTGGTGGCCCAAGGCCGACCGGGACAAGGCCCTGGAATGCCTTGCGCGCGTGGGCGCGGCGCATCTGGCGGACAAGGCCCTGGGCGACCTCTCGGGCGGACAGCGCCAGCGGGTGTTCATCGCCCGCGCCCTGGCCTGCGGCCCGGAGCTGCTCCTTCTGGACGAGCCCACCGCGAGCGTCGATCCCGAAGGCAGGGCTTCGCTCCAGGAGCTTCTGGGCGAGCTGGCCAAGAGCCTCACCGTGGTGCTCGTGAGCCACGACATCTCGGTGATCTCGCGCCATGTCACAAGCGTGGTCTGCGTCAACCGCACCGTGCACTTCCATCCCCGCCCGGAGATTACCCCCGAGATGTTCGGCATGATGTACCAGTGCGGCCCCCATGGCTGCCCGGTGGAGCTCATCGCCCACGGCATTCCCCACAGGATTCTTCCGCGCCACGAGGTGAAGCCGTGA
- a CDS encoding metal ABC transporter solute-binding protein, Zn/Mn family: MKRTHAGSSALAALLLALALALGAAPALAAPLPVMVSVAPQKYLVERLAGPLAEVSVMVQPGADAHSFEPKPSQMVQAAKARLYLAQGVEFEQTWLPKLAKTNSGLTVADTLAGIELMPMDEHHEDHDGKPHEHSEKEMDVHTWTSPSLAKVQAVNIARALTQADPANAGAYAANLAALQAEIDALDARIRKILEGVPAGSEFIVFHPAWAYFARDYGLKEQAIESGGKEPGPRKLKELVEHAKASKARVVFVQPQFSRKSAQTVAEAIGAKLVEADDLAPDWSANLLAVANSLADALRK; the protein is encoded by the coding sequence ATGAAACGCACACACGCGGGATCTTCCGCGCTCGCAGCCCTGCTGCTGGCGCTGGCCCTGGCGCTCGGGGCCGCCCCGGCCCTGGCCGCTCCGCTGCCGGTGATGGTGAGCGTGGCGCCCCAGAAATATCTCGTGGAGAGACTCGCCGGCCCCCTGGCCGAGGTGAGCGTCATGGTCCAGCCCGGAGCCGACGCCCACTCCTTCGAGCCCAAGCCCAGCCAGATGGTCCAGGCGGCCAAGGCCCGGCTCTACCTGGCCCAGGGCGTGGAGTTCGAGCAGACCTGGCTGCCCAAGCTGGCCAAGACCAACTCCGGCCTCACGGTGGCCGACACCCTGGCGGGCATCGAACTCATGCCCATGGACGAACACCACGAGGACCACGACGGCAAACCGCACGAGCACTCCGAGAAGGAGATGGACGTGCACACCTGGACCTCTCCGTCCCTGGCCAAGGTGCAGGCCGTGAATATCGCCCGGGCGCTGACCCAGGCCGACCCGGCCAACGCGGGCGCCTACGCCGCCAACCTGGCCGCGCTCCAGGCCGAGATCGACGCGCTCGACGCCCGGATCCGCAAGATCCTGGAGGGCGTCCCCGCCGGGAGCGAATTCATCGTGTTCCATCCGGCCTGGGCCTATTTCGCCCGCGACTACGGCCTCAAGGAGCAGGCCATCGAGTCCGGCGGGAAGGAACCCGGTCCGCGCAAGCTCAAGGAACTGGTGGAGCACGCCAAGGCGTCCAAGGCCAGGGTGGTGTTCGTGCAGCCGCAGTTTTCGCGCAAGTCCGCCCAGACCGTGGCCGAGGCCATCGGAGCCAAGCTGGTGGAAGCCGACGATCTGGCCCCGGACTGGTCCGCCAATCTGCTAGCGGTAGCCAACTCCCTGGCGGATGCGCTAAGGAAGTAG
- the cbiM gene encoding cobalt transporter CbiM, which translates to MHISEGVLSAPVLAGGAVLAAAGVAVGIRKLDGEALVRTGILSSAFFAASLIHLPIGPTSIHLILSGLMGAMLGWAAFPAIFVGLLLQALLFQFGGLTVLGVNAVVMGLPAVVCGLAVRPFLKKSGVVFTAASFACGALAILGSLVLLYLSLVLSGDALSVFANLFFWAHLALMGIEGAITMVILGFLKRMRPELL; encoded by the coding sequence ATGCATATTTCCGAAGGAGTGCTCTCCGCCCCGGTGCTTGCCGGGGGCGCGGTGTTGGCCGCGGCCGGAGTGGCCGTGGGCATCAGGAAGCTGGACGGCGAAGCCCTGGTGCGCACGGGCATCCTGTCCTCCGCCTTCTTCGCCGCGAGCCTGATCCATCTGCCCATCGGGCCCACAAGCATCCACCTGATCCTTTCCGGCCTCATGGGGGCCATGCTCGGCTGGGCCGCGTTCCCGGCCATCTTCGTGGGGCTTCTCCTGCAGGCGCTGCTCTTCCAGTTTGGCGGGCTCACCGTGCTTGGCGTCAACGCAGTGGTCATGGGGCTGCCCGCCGTGGTCTGCGGGCTGGCCGTGCGCCCGTTTCTCAAGAAGTCCGGGGTGGTGTTCACCGCCGCGTCCTTCGCCTGCGGGGCGCTGGCCATCCTGGGCAGCCTGGTCCTGCTCTATCTCTCCCTGGTGCTCTCGGGCGACGCCCTGTCCGTGTTCGCGAACCTGTTCTTCTGGGCGCATCTGGCCCTCATGGGCATCGAGGGGGCCATCACCATGGTCATACTGGGATTCCTCAAGCGCATGCGCCCGGAGCTTTTGTGA
- the cbiQ gene encoding cobalt ECF transporter T component CbiQ, with the protein MSGLDARSRLLCALCVSVAVAVCHGWPAAYLGLACGIAALALGDRQWGRLVRRLALVNVFFAGILVTVPLAVPGDALVMLGRVPFTRQGLLLALHMAAKGNAIFLVFWGLVRPLSPPRLGSALSALGVPDKLCLILSLTYRYLDLMRHEWDRLVTSARLRGFTPGTSRRAWRTYGLMLALLFMRALDRSTAIHQAMVCRGFDGRFRSLGGLRWNGADTALAVAGLLAVAGITVLEVA; encoded by the coding sequence GTGAGCGGCCTCGACGCCCGTTCCCGCCTCCTCTGCGCGCTGTGCGTCTCGGTGGCGGTGGCCGTGTGCCACGGCTGGCCTGCGGCGTATCTGGGCCTCGCTTGCGGGATCGCGGCGTTGGCGCTCGGCGACCGGCAGTGGGGCCGCCTAGTCAGGCGCCTGGCCCTGGTGAACGTCTTCTTCGCGGGCATCCTGGTCACGGTCCCCCTGGCCGTGCCCGGCGACGCCCTCGTCATGCTGGGTCGCGTGCCCTTCACCCGCCAGGGGCTCCTGCTGGCCCTGCACATGGCCGCCAAGGGCAACGCCATCTTCCTGGTGTTCTGGGGCCTGGTGCGCCCGCTCTCGCCTCCCCGGCTCGGTTCGGCGCTCTCGGCGCTGGGCGTGCCGGACAAGCTCTGCCTGATCCTCTCGCTCACCTACCGCTACCTGGACCTCATGCGCCACGAGTGGGACCGCCTGGTCACCTCGGCCAGGCTGCGCGGCTTCACCCCTGGCACCAGCCGCCGGGCCTGGCGCACCTACGGGCTCATGCTGGCGCTTCTGTTCATGCGCGCCCTGGACCGCTCCACGGCCATCCATCAGGCCATGGTCTGCCGGGGCTTCGATGGACGCTTCCGGAGCCTGGGCGGGCTCCGCTGGAACGGAGCGGACACCGCCCTCGCCGTGGCCGGCCTACTGGCCGTGGCCGGGATAACCGTGTTGGAGGTTGCGTGA
- a CDS encoding energy-coupling factor ABC transporter ATP-binding protein, which produces MSLLEIENLCCGYNGREVLQGLSLSMVPGARVGLAGHTGSGKTTLLKTVMGLLRPKSGSVRVEGCECRQERDFAQARRVLGYLFQNPDDQLFCPTVLEDVAFGPLNLGVAPDEARDRAGQCLAAVGLAGFEDRLTHCLSGGEKRLASLAGVLAMRPKALLLDEPTTGLDPASKARVAEVLCGLDLALLIVSHEWDFLTQVTARYYVLSHGHLHEAAEAPHVHRHVHALGEVPHSHE; this is translated from the coding sequence GTGAGTCTGTTGGAGATCGAGAATCTGTGTTGCGGCTACAACGGCCGTGAGGTGCTCCAGGGCCTGAGCCTCTCGATGGTTCCCGGTGCGCGCGTGGGGCTGGCCGGGCACACCGGCAGCGGCAAGACCACGCTCCTCAAGACCGTCATGGGCCTTCTGCGCCCCAAGTCCGGCAGCGTGCGCGTGGAAGGGTGCGAGTGCCGCCAGGAGCGCGACTTCGCCCAGGCCCGCCGGGTGCTCGGATACCTGTTCCAGAACCCAGACGACCAACTCTTCTGCCCGACCGTCCTCGAGGACGTGGCCTTCGGGCCCCTCAATCTGGGCGTCGCCCCGGACGAAGCCAGGGACAGAGCCGGGCAGTGCCTCGCGGCCGTGGGGCTGGCCGGGTTCGAGGACCGGCTCACCCATTGCCTGTCCGGCGGCGAGAAGCGCTTGGCCTCCCTGGCCGGGGTGCTGGCCATGCGCCCCAAGGCTCTTCTTTTGGACGAGCCCACCACCGGCCTGGACCCCGCGAGCAAGGCCCGCGTGGCCGAGGTGCTCTGCGGGCTTGATCTGGCGCTGCTGATCGTGTCCCACGAATGGGATTTCCTGACGCAGGTGACGGCTCGGTATTACGTTCTGTCGCACGGGCACCTGCACGAAGCCGCCGAGGCCCCCCACGTGCACCGCCACGTGCACGCCCTGGGCGAAGTGCCGCACAGCCACGAATAA
- the ilvD gene encoding dihydroxy-acid dehydratase produces MRSKLMTGGVEKAPHRSLLHALGLTREEIDRPLVGIVNSANEVVPGHIHLDTIATAAKAGVRMAGGTPMEFPVIGVCDGLAMNHAGMRFSLPSREIIADSIEIMATAHPFDALVLIPNCDKTVPAMLMAMLRLNIPSILISGGPMLAGASAGGPVDLISVFEAVGKVKQGQMDESELADLECKACPGCGSCSGMFTANSMNCLSESIGLALPGNGTVPAVTADRVRLAKRAGMLVMDLLKKDIKPRDIVTKASVANAVTMDMALGCSTNTVLHLPAIFAEAGLDLTLDIFDQVSAKTPNLCKLSPAGHHHIEDLHRAGGIPAVMNALASKGLIDTSALTVTGKTVGENLAELKPRIADPDVIRVDTPYSQQGGIAVLKGSLAPDGAVVKQSAVAPEMMQRSLTARCFDSEEDAYAAILAGEIVKGQAIIIRYEGPQGGPGMREMLSPTAAIMGMGLGSDVALITDGRFSGGTRGPAIGHVSPEAAEGGPIGLVRDGDTIVIDIPARKLDLAISEEEFAARRAAFKPVEKPLPSGLLRRYARSVKSAAQGAAYK; encoded by the coding sequence ATGCGCAGCAAGCTCATGACCGGCGGGGTCGAGAAGGCCCCCCACCGTTCCCTTCTTCACGCACTCGGGCTCACCCGCGAGGAGATCGACCGCCCCCTGGTGGGCATCGTCAACTCCGCCAACGAGGTCGTTCCCGGACATATCCACCTGGACACCATCGCCACCGCCGCCAAGGCAGGCGTGCGCATGGCCGGAGGAACCCCCATGGAGTTCCCGGTCATCGGCGTGTGCGACGGCCTGGCTATGAACCACGCGGGCATGCGCTTTTCGCTGCCCAGCCGCGAGATCATCGCCGACTCCATCGAGATCATGGCCACGGCGCACCCCTTCGACGCGCTGGTGTTGATCCCCAACTGCGACAAGACCGTGCCGGCCATGCTCATGGCCATGCTCCGGCTGAACATCCCCTCGATCCTCATTTCCGGCGGCCCCATGCTGGCCGGGGCCTCGGCCGGGGGCCCTGTGGACCTCATCAGCGTGTTCGAGGCCGTGGGCAAGGTCAAGCAGGGCCAGATGGACGAATCCGAGCTCGCTGACCTGGAGTGCAAGGCCTGCCCGGGCTGCGGCTCGTGCTCGGGCATGTTCACGGCCAACTCCATGAACTGCCTCTCCGAGTCCATCGGCCTGGCCCTGCCCGGAAACGGCACCGTCCCCGCCGTGACCGCCGACCGCGTGCGCCTGGCCAAGCGCGCGGGCATGCTGGTGATGGACCTGCTGAAAAAGGACATCAAGCCCCGCGACATCGTCACCAAGGCCTCGGTGGCCAACGCCGTGACCATGGACATGGCCCTGGGCTGCTCCACCAACACGGTGCTGCACCTGCCGGCCATCTTCGCCGAGGCCGGGCTGGACCTCACCCTGGACATCTTCGACCAGGTGAGCGCCAAGACCCCCAACCTGTGCAAGCTCTCCCCTGCGGGCCACCATCACATCGAGGACCTGCACCGCGCCGGCGGCATCCCGGCGGTGATGAACGCCCTGGCCTCAAAGGGCCTCATCGACACCTCGGCGCTGACCGTCACCGGCAAGACCGTGGGCGAGAACCTGGCCGAGCTTAAGCCCCGCATCGCGGACCCGGACGTCATCCGCGTGGACACCCCCTATTCGCAGCAGGGCGGCATCGCCGTGCTCAAGGGATCTCTCGCCCCGGACGGCGCGGTGGTGAAGCAGTCGGCCGTGGCCCCGGAGATGATGCAGCGCAGCCTCACGGCCCGGTGCTTCGACTCCGAAGAGGACGCCTACGCGGCCATCCTGGCCGGCGAGATCGTCAAGGGACAGGCCATCATCATCCGCTACGAAGGCCCCCAGGGCGGCCCGGGCATGCGCGAGATGCTCTCGCCCACGGCGGCCATCATGGGCATGGGCCTGGGCTCGGACGTGGCCTTGATCACGGACGGGCGCTTCTCGGGCGGCACGCGCGGCCCGGCCATCGGGCACGTCTCCCCCGAGGCGGCCGAGGGCGGGCCCATCGGGCTGGTGCGCGACGGCGACACCATCGTGATCGACATTCCCGCGCGCAAGCTTGACCTGGCCATCTCCGAGGAGGAGTTCGCCGCCCGCCGCGCGGCCTTCAAGCCTGTGGAAAAGCCCCTGCCCTCCGGACTGCTTCGTCGCTACGCCCGGTCGGTGAAGTCCGCGGCCCAGGGCGCGGCCTACAAGTAG